GGTAAAGCTTTTGCATCCGCAGGTTTGTCCTCCAACAAAGCTTTTAGCTGATGTTCAGCTGCTTGATGATCTCATCTCTGTTTGGTTGCATTGGTGAATCTGACGTTTATATGTCATGAACTTATGATTGTGTATGTAGAATTGATTGAAACAGAACTTATTAGCattctctgttttgattctAAAGACATAGAGAGGCTGCATTGTTGATTTAGATTGTGATTTTTTAAGACTACTATAGTGAATAGATCTGTACAAGtgtatttttctgtttttgttggttgtgatttacaggaaaaaaaacatggtaTGGTCAATAAAAGATTTTAATTCCAAATTTTACAAGGTGAATAAGCTATAGAATGAATTTTAATCTCTATTGGTGCCATTGATTTGTTTGCTTTCTTAGTTTAGTTGTTGAGATGGAATCTCCATATGCTTATACTACATATAATCTGGTTACTCTGTAACTTTGAATTAAAGTCATTAGCTGTTACCTTCTTGAAGAACCAAAAggcaaatcaaagaagaagaagatgctcaAATTCGATGAACCACAGTGCACAAACCCATCATGTTTCTTTTGCAGCAGGAAAGAGACCAACCCTTTCCGTCGAAGATCCAAACTCGCCGCAATTTTCAAGGAGATTCCTCGTACGGAGTCAAAAGACCATGTCTTGGTCTTGAGTGGTCTGTGGAACATAGCCATGTCCGAGCCTGACGATCCTGAGTTCCCATCACTAGGTTTGTTCGAGTGTATGTCAAAACTCATacataaatcaatcaaaaacagtGCTTGGCTTCTCAAAGACCAGAACATATTCATTCCTTACTACGCAGCTCATATCATCGGATCGTATGTTATGAACAAAGAAGATTTGGCTGCAAGAGCGGTTTATTCAAAGGCTTTTGTTGTTCCTGCTTTGTTGGAGCTTTTGAGAGGGAACATCAGTTGGGTTAAGCAGCGAGCCGCGGCTCGAGCACTTGGTCACTTAGCTAGTCATGAGAAGAGCTTTGAAGTGGTTtctttgttgaagaagaaaccgTGAAGCTTTCTATGGAGATTGCTACTAGTTATTTGGTTGATATGATAAAGTATTGGTTCTTGTTGTTCTGAGCTGCCCGCATGAGTCATGTCTAATAGCATTTGCTTGGTTTGGTTTACGGTAGAGTTGACAGAGATTAGCTGCTTTCAATATGGATTAGATGTGAATTGCTGCTGTTTTCAGTATGGATTAGATGTGAATTgctgctactttttttttttttatgttcatcTGTTTAAATAAAGAGTTCATGAGgaaatttcttttttgattCAATGGTGTGTGGCTTTTGAATTGTGCAGATATGCAAACCCAGATAGGATAACTAGTAACTAGTAGCAATCTCCATAGAAAGCTTCacggtttcttcttcaaacaaagaaaccacTTCAAAGCTCTTCTCATGATTAGCTAAGTGACCAATTGATctgacattgttttgttttggacaaCTTTggcatgttttcatttttgtttcaacagactgcatttctttgttttacacatttttatgattatttctttgtttta
The sequence above is drawn from the Camelina sativa cultivar DH55 chromosome 4, Cs, whole genome shotgun sequence genome and encodes:
- the LOC104781098 gene encoding uncharacterized protein LOC104781098 isoform X1 — translated: MMKKELQRVESSGKAFASAVISCYLLEEPKGKSKKKKMLKFDEPQCTNPSCFFCSRKETNPFRRRSKLAAIFKEIPRTESKDHVLVLSGLWNIAMSEPDDPEFPSLGLFECMSKLIHKSIKNSAWLLKDQNIFIPYYAAHIIGSYVMNKEDLAARAVYSKAFVVPALLELLRGNISWVKQRAAARALGHLASHEKSFEVVSLLKKKP
- the LOC104781098 gene encoding uncharacterized protein LOC104781098 isoform X3 yields the protein MMKKELQRVESSGKAFASAVISCYLLEEPKGKSKKKKMLKFDEPQCTNPSCFFCSRKETNPFRRRSKLAAIFKEIPRTESKDHVLVLSGLWNIAMSEPDDPEFPSLAHIIGSYVMNKEDLAARAVYSKAFVVPALLELLRGNISWVKQRAAARALGHLASHEKSFEVVSLLKKKP
- the LOC104781098 gene encoding uncharacterized protein LOC104781098 isoform X2, whose product is MMKKELQRVESSGKAFASAEPKGKSKKKKMLKFDEPQCTNPSCFFCSRKETNPFRRRSKLAAIFKEIPRTESKDHVLVLSGLWNIAMSEPDDPEFPSLGLFECMSKLIHKSIKNSAWLLKDQNIFIPYYAAHIIGSYVMNKEDLAARAVYSKAFVVPALLELLRGNISWVKQRAAARALGHLASHEKSFEVVSLLKKKP
- the LOC104781098 gene encoding uncharacterized protein LOC104781098 isoform X4, which translates into the protein MMKKELQRVESSGKAFASAEPKGKSKKKKMLKFDEPQCTNPSCFFCSRKETNPFRRRSKLAAIFKEIPRTESKDHVLVLSGLWNIAMSEPDDPEFPSLAHIIGSYVMNKEDLAARAVYSKAFVVPALLELLRGNISWVKQRAAARALGHLASHEKSFEVVSLLKKKP